Proteins from a genomic interval of Micromonospora sp. NBC_00389:
- a CDS encoding winged helix-turn-helix domain-containing protein: MVAHLDGPSLARLRLAISPASEVTSWMRAALSRFGHPVHGDPGPAARAALRHPDVALVAALVTPPGRLGYTPDLLTPKPPLGPLDAVFDRQLAAMAATPDDEVTIQVNARYPADGMPARVRAAVEDGTLARRVTDGLRHFWLAALAEQWPAVRATLEAELAVRATAMATAGVGTMLNNLHPKVGWTGRSLTIDSSYRITTALTGAELVLAPSALAWPQVSTQLCDEGNAVLVYPLGVGRAEQRRAGRLDDLVGASRAAILADLDVPRSTGQLSERHRLAPATVSYHLGVLLRSGLVVRSRERHSVLYRRSAHGDGLVGCRSGQEATRSASRRNTAWVGEPGSGT; this comes from the coding sequence ATGGTCGCGCATCTGGACGGCCCGAGCCTCGCCCGGCTCCGGTTGGCGATCTCGCCCGCCTCGGAGGTGACGTCCTGGATGCGGGCCGCGCTCTCCCGGTTCGGGCATCCGGTGCACGGCGATCCCGGGCCGGCCGCCCGCGCCGCACTGCGGCACCCCGACGTGGCCCTGGTCGCGGCGCTGGTGACGCCACCCGGCCGGCTCGGCTACACGCCCGACCTACTCACGCCGAAGCCGCCGCTGGGCCCGCTCGACGCGGTCTTCGACCGACAGTTGGCGGCCATGGCGGCGACCCCAGACGACGAGGTGACAATCCAGGTGAACGCCCGATACCCGGCGGACGGGATGCCGGCGCGGGTCCGCGCGGCGGTCGAGGACGGCACCCTCGCCCGGCGGGTCACCGACGGGCTGCGGCACTTCTGGCTTGCCGCGCTCGCCGAGCAGTGGCCGGCGGTGCGGGCCACGCTGGAGGCCGAACTCGCCGTCCGAGCCACCGCGATGGCGACCGCCGGGGTGGGCACCATGCTGAACAATCTGCACCCGAAGGTCGGCTGGACCGGCAGGTCGCTGACCATCGACAGCTCGTACCGGATCACCACCGCGCTGACCGGCGCGGAGCTGGTGCTCGCGCCGTCGGCGCTGGCCTGGCCGCAGGTGTCCACCCAGCTGTGCGACGAGGGCAACGCGGTGCTGGTCTACCCGCTCGGCGTGGGGCGGGCGGAGCAGCGCCGGGCGGGCCGGCTCGATGACCTGGTCGGCGCGAGCCGAGCGGCGATCCTGGCGGACCTGGACGTGCCCCGCTCCACCGGGCAGCTCAGCGAGCGGCACCGGCTGGCCCCGGCCACCGTCTCCTACCACCTGGGGGTGCTGCTGCGCTCCGGCCTGGTGGTGCGCAGCCGCGAGCGGCACAGCGTGCTCTACCGGCGATCCGCCCACGGGGACGGGCTGGTCGGCTGCCGGTCGGGTCAGGAAGCGACGCGCTCAGCGAGCCGGCGGAACACCGCCTGGGTGGGCGAGCCGGGCTCGGGGACGTAG
- a CDS encoding helix-turn-helix transcriptional regulator has protein sequence MDRNCLRRDELAAFLRSRRARLRPAEVGLPDGVRRRTPGLRRQEVAQLAGMSVDYYIRIEQGRGPHPSRQVLSALARALLLSRDEREYLFRVAGESPPLTAGPSREVTPGLRHLLDAMTETPAYLVDAAYHVLAWNRLATYFVGDLATVPTTDRNMIRWMFRRPAEDRYWTDPDLVRFVRASVADLRAAYGRYPGDRAVQQLVTELLGTSPRFAQLWAEHDVAERRPVVKRVPHPELGPLEFECRVLHVQETDQRMIVYVPEPGSPTQAVFRRLAERVAS, from the coding sequence ATGGACCGCAACTGCCTGCGACGTGACGAACTGGCGGCGTTCCTGCGCAGCCGCCGGGCCCGACTGCGTCCTGCCGAGGTCGGCCTCCCCGACGGGGTCCGGCGTCGCACGCCCGGCCTGCGCCGGCAGGAGGTTGCCCAGCTCGCCGGCATGTCGGTCGACTACTACATCCGCATCGAGCAGGGCCGTGGCCCGCACCCGTCCCGGCAGGTGCTGTCCGCGCTGGCCCGGGCGCTGCTGCTCAGCCGGGACGAGCGTGAGTACCTGTTCCGGGTGGCGGGGGAGAGCCCACCACTGACGGCCGGGCCGAGCCGGGAGGTGACCCCTGGGCTGCGGCACCTGCTCGACGCGATGACCGAGACCCCGGCGTACCTGGTCGACGCGGCGTACCACGTGCTGGCCTGGAACCGGCTGGCCACGTACTTCGTAGGGGATCTTGCGACCGTGCCCACCACGGACCGCAACATGATCCGCTGGATGTTCCGCCGGCCCGCCGAGGACAGGTACTGGACCGACCCCGACCTGGTCCGGTTCGTCCGCGCCTCGGTCGCCGACCTGCGCGCCGCCTATGGCCGCTACCCCGGCGACCGGGCGGTCCAGCAGTTGGTCACCGAGCTGCTCGGCACCTCGCCCCGGTTCGCCCAGCTCTGGGCCGAGCACGACGTGGCCGAACGCCGGCCCGTCGTCAAGCGGGTGCCGCACCCCGAGCTGGGGCCGTTGGAGTTCGAGTGCCGGGTACTGCACGTGCAGGAGACCGACCAGCGGATGATCGTCTACGTCCCCGAGCCCGGCTCGCCCACCCAGGCGGTGTTCCGCCGGCTCGCTGAGCGCGTCGCTTCCTGA
- a CDS encoding aldo/keto reductase, with protein sequence MRYRTIGTDPATRREVSVLSLGAMLFGSATDEATSYAILDRYVEAGGTFIDTSDNYAFWVDGGQGGQSEELLGRWRRSRGVGAEIVIATKVGGRPLAPGTSYLDNAEGLSAKVIRESAERSRDRLGVERLDLLYAHIEDRVVPLTETVEGFAELVAEGTVGLLGASNHRAWRVERARALAAAAGLPGYEVLQYHRSYLPNRTDLASDLDPDGEPGGVSGDLLSYLRAEPELTLVAYSPLLKGAFTRADKPLSAAYDLPSAPRRLAALREVAGQTGATVNQVVLAWLLGGDLPSIPLVGASSVAQLDESLAAVDLELTAEQRHRLDTTW encoded by the coding sequence ATGCGGTACCGCACGATCGGCACCGACCCGGCGACCCGGCGCGAGGTCAGCGTGCTCAGCCTCGGCGCGATGCTCTTCGGCAGCGCCACCGACGAGGCCACCTCGTACGCGATCCTCGACCGGTACGTCGAGGCCGGCGGCACCTTCATCGACACGTCGGACAACTACGCGTTCTGGGTGGACGGCGGCCAGGGCGGGCAGAGCGAGGAGCTGCTCGGCCGGTGGCGGCGCAGCCGGGGCGTCGGCGCCGAGATCGTCATCGCCACCAAGGTCGGCGGCCGCCCGCTGGCTCCGGGGACCAGCTACCTGGACAACGCCGAGGGCCTGTCCGCCAAGGTGATCCGCGAGTCGGCGGAGCGCAGTCGGGACCGGCTCGGCGTGGAGCGGCTGGACCTGCTCTACGCGCACATCGAGGACCGCGTGGTGCCGCTGACGGAGACCGTGGAGGGCTTCGCCGAGCTGGTCGCCGAAGGGACAGTGGGCCTGCTGGGGGCGAGCAATCACCGGGCCTGGCGGGTCGAGCGGGCCCGTGCGCTGGCCGCCGCCGCCGGCCTGCCGGGCTACGAGGTGCTCCAGTACCACCGCAGCTACCTGCCGAACCGGACCGACCTGGCCAGCGACCTGGACCCGGACGGCGAGCCCGGCGGCGTCAGCGGCGACCTGCTCAGCTACCTGCGCGCCGAGCCCGAGCTGACCCTGGTGGCGTACTCGCCGCTGCTCAAGGGGGCGTTCACCCGGGCGGACAAGCCGCTCAGCGCGGCGTACGACCTGCCGAGCGCGCCGCGCCGGCTGGCCGCGCTGCGGGAGGTGGCCGGGCAGACCGGCGCGACGGTCAACCAGGTGGTGCTCGCCTGGTTGCTGGGCGGCGACCTGCCGTCGATCCCGCTGGTGGGCGCCTCCTCGGTGGCTCAGCTCGACGAGAGCCTGGCGGCGGTGGACCTGGAGCTGACCGCTGAGCAGCGGCACCGCCTCGACACCACCTGGTGA
- a CDS encoding nuclear transport factor 2 family protein, which translates to MLPPASARPAGRLGRTIALVGLTAGLLAAAPAAVSAATPAPGDTTTGDAAARGCERSFDQAVRAYVDTTARRDLDGFAALLHPDVTSVFASDGEVLDGKRATVDWLRGFFADDSWTQSFSVAKQTVAGCRTGFVLFDSVYAVPASGTRVPLLIGVSYTYQHGRWLVLQNQDSVGRI; encoded by the coding sequence ATGCTCCCACCTGCCTCCGCCCGTCCCGCCGGCCGGCTCGGCCGCACGATCGCCCTGGTCGGGCTCACCGCCGGCCTGCTGGCCGCGGCTCCCGCCGCGGTGTCGGCCGCCACCCCCGCTCCGGGCGACACCACTACCGGCGACGCGGCCGCCCGGGGCTGCGAGCGCTCCTTCGACCAGGCCGTCCGGGCGTACGTGGACACCACCGCCCGGCGCGACCTGGACGGCTTCGCCGCGCTGCTGCACCCCGACGTCACCTCCGTCTTCGCCTCCGACGGGGAGGTGCTCGACGGCAAGCGGGCCACCGTCGACTGGCTGCGCGGGTTCTTCGCCGACGACTCCTGGACCCAGTCGTTCAGCGTCGCGAAGCAGACCGTGGCGGGCTGCCGCACCGGCTTCGTGCTGTTCGACTCCGTCTACGCGGTGCCGGCCAGCGGCACCCGGGTACCGCTGCTGATCGGGGTGAGCTACACCTACCAGCACGGCCGATGGCTGGTGCTGCAGAACCAGGATTCCGTCGGCCGAATCTGA
- a CDS encoding SDR family oxidoreductase yields MTTNMIALITGANKGIGLATARQLGSLGMTVLVGARDAERGRAAERELRDGGTDARFVPVDVTDAESVSAAAKLVETEYGRLDVLVNNAGIVLGDGQRALPSDTTVATLRRVYETNVFGVVAMTNALLPLLRRAPAARIVNVSSEVGSIAVMTDPAGALFALTSVPYPSSKAALNMITAMYAKELRDTPIKVNAANPGYCATDLNGNSGFRTPEQGAEVSVHLATLPADGPSGLLWGFQMDAGGGYGELPW; encoded by the coding sequence ATGACAACGAACATGATCGCCCTGATCACCGGGGCCAACAAGGGCATCGGCCTGGCCACCGCCCGACAGCTCGGCAGCCTCGGGATGACCGTGCTGGTCGGCGCGCGGGACGCCGAGCGGGGTCGGGCAGCCGAGCGGGAGCTACGCGACGGCGGCACGGACGCCCGGTTCGTGCCCGTGGACGTCACCGACGCCGAATCGGTGTCGGCCGCAGCGAAGCTGGTCGAGACGGAGTACGGCCGGCTGGACGTGCTGGTCAACAACGCCGGCATCGTGCTCGGCGACGGACAGCGGGCGCTGCCCAGCGACACCACCGTGGCGACGCTGCGTCGGGTGTACGAGACGAACGTCTTCGGGGTGGTGGCGATGACCAACGCGCTGCTGCCACTGCTGCGCCGGGCACCGGCGGCCCGGATCGTCAACGTCTCCAGCGAGGTCGGCTCCATCGCGGTGATGACCGACCCGGCGGGCGCGCTGTTCGCCTTGACCTCGGTGCCGTACCCGTCGTCGAAGGCGGCGCTGAACATGATCACCGCGATGTACGCCAAGGAGCTGCGGGACACCCCGATCAAGGTGAACGCGGCGAACCCCGGTTACTGCGCCACCGACCTCAACGGAAACAGCGGCTTCCGGACGCCGGAGCAGGGCGCCGAGGTCAGCGTGCACCTGGCGACGCTGCCGGCGGACGGGCCGAGCGGGCTGCTGTGGGGCTTCCAGATGGACGCCGGCGGCGGGTACGGGGAGCTGCCCTGGTGA
- a CDS encoding GNAT family N-acetyltransferase, which yields MAQVRIEPWHEDDLDLLRQLNSPETRKHTGGPETDEQVLARHDRYVHFADGGQGCMFTLVLPDGARAGSVGYWAREWREQPVYEMGWAVLPAYRGQGLATAAVRAVVDVARARRTRRYAHAYPSVDNPASNAVCRKAGFTLLGETGFEYPPGHMMRANDWQLDLTAPPAEG from the coding sequence ATGGCACAGGTACGCATCGAGCCGTGGCACGAGGATGACCTCGACCTGCTGCGGCAGCTCAACTCACCGGAGACGCGGAAGCACACCGGCGGTCCGGAGACCGACGAGCAGGTGCTCGCCCGGCACGACCGCTACGTGCACTTCGCCGACGGCGGGCAGGGCTGCATGTTCACCCTGGTGCTGCCCGACGGCGCGCGGGCGGGCAGCGTCGGCTACTGGGCCCGCGAGTGGCGTGAGCAGCCGGTGTACGAGATGGGCTGGGCGGTGCTGCCCGCGTACCGGGGGCAGGGGCTGGCCACCGCCGCGGTGCGCGCGGTCGTCGACGTGGCCCGCGCCCGGCGGACCCGCCGCTACGCGCACGCCTACCCCTCGGTCGACAACCCCGCGTCGAACGCGGTCTGCCGCAAGGCCGGCTTCACCCTGCTGGGCGAGACCGGTTTCGAATACCCGCCGGGGCACATGATGCGCGCCAACGACTGGCAGCTCGACCTGACCGCCCCACCGGCCGAGGGCTGA